A single region of the Duganella sp. BuS-21 genome encodes:
- a CDS encoding DsbA family protein — protein sequence MSRPELSCWFDFASNYSYLSVLRLARQHEVAVQWKPLLRAAQSADNKERLRTRTDAARALHIFGAPTFFVGPEMYWGNDRLADALALAART from the coding sequence ATGTCGCGGCCGGAACTCAGCTGCTGGTTCGACTTCGCCAGCAACTACAGCTACCTGAGCGTGCTGCGGCTGGCGCGGCAGCACGAGGTGGCGGTGCAGTGGAAACCGTTACTGAGGGCGGCGCAGTCGGCCGACAACAAGGAACGCCTGCGCACCCGCACCGACGCAGCCCGCGCCCTCCACATCTTCGGCGCCCCGACCTTCTTCGTCGGCCCCGAAATGTACTGGGGCAACGACCGCCTGGCCGACGCCCTGGCCCTCGCCGCCCGCACCTGA
- a CDS encoding NAD(P)H-dependent oxidoreductase, which translates to MTEVIDKLNWRYATKKYNPAKKVDDAVLERILEAVRLAPTSSGLQPFEVFVVKNPELRAKIREVAWGQSQVTDASHLLVFAAWDNITPERINMMFDLTNDVRGFVNEGWEAYRKQLLGIVAARSDAANFDAAARQAYIALGVGMVAAAFEGVDATPMEGFDPAAVDQILSLQERKLRSVVILPLGYREEEGDWLVNLKKVRRPRDKFVTELA; encoded by the coding sequence ATGACCGAAGTGATCGACAAGCTGAACTGGCGCTACGCCACCAAAAAATACAATCCCGCCAAAAAAGTAGACGACGCCGTCCTGGAGCGCATCCTGGAAGCGGTGCGCCTGGCGCCGACCTCCAGCGGCCTGCAACCGTTTGAAGTGTTCGTGGTGAAAAATCCCGAGCTGCGCGCCAAGATCCGCGAAGTGGCGTGGGGCCAGTCGCAAGTGACCGACGCCTCGCACCTGCTGGTATTCGCGGCCTGGGACAACATCACGCCGGAACGCATCAACATGATGTTCGACCTGACCAACGACGTGCGCGGCTTCGTCAACGAAGGCTGGGAAGCCTATCGCAAGCAGTTGCTGGGGATCGTGGCGGCGCGCAGCGACGCCGCCAACTTCGACGCTGCAGCCCGCCAGGCTTACATCGCGCTGGGCGTGGGCATGGTGGCGGCGGCGTTTGAAGGCGTCGACGCCACGCCGATGGAGGGCTTCGATCCGGCCGCTGTCGACCAGATCCTGTCGCTGCAGGAACGCAAGCTGCGCAGCGTCGTGATCCTGCCGCTCGGCTACCGCGAAGAAGAAGGCGACTGGCTGGTCAACCTGAAAAAGGTACGCCGTCCACGCGACAAGTTCGTGACCGAACTGGCTTAA
- a CDS encoding DUF2145 domain-containing protein, with protein MLLLPLLLVTVGEASASSARFCDRAQELSAAEQSRLLRFAAVLRDELAASEDSVALVSRSGLDLSRFNIRYSHAALAWRSEQGLWSARQLYYACDEGRPRIYDQGLAGFAMGTDDPALGYLSIVRLPPQAVLALRPALLDTPRALHLLAAQYSANAYAYSLRYQNCNQWLMEMLAAGWGDLADGEALRARAQAWLRDAGYVPQPVEVGSRFWMLASYFVPLLHLNDHPDEDRAALKLHVSLPASIEEFIRARFPQSERVELCHDDQQVVVHRGWTPIAEGCKAADGDRVMSLLD; from the coding sequence CTGCTGCTGCTGCCGTTGCTGCTGGTGACGGTGGGCGAGGCCAGCGCATCGTCGGCGCGGTTTTGCGACCGCGCGCAGGAGCTGAGCGCCGCCGAGCAGAGCCGCCTGCTGCGCTTTGCCGCCGTGCTGCGCGACGAGCTGGCCGCCAGCGAGGACAGCGTGGCGCTGGTCAGCCGCTCCGGCCTGGACCTGTCGCGCTTCAACATCCGCTATTCGCACGCGGCGCTTGCCTGGCGTTCGGAGCAGGGCCTGTGGTCGGCACGCCAGCTGTACTACGCCTGCGATGAAGGCCGTCCGCGCATCTACGATCAAGGCCTGGCCGGCTTCGCCATGGGCACCGACGATCCCGCGCTTGGCTACCTGAGTATCGTGCGCCTGCCGCCGCAGGCGGTGCTGGCGCTACGGCCGGCGCTGCTCGACACGCCGCGCGCGCTGCATCTGCTGGCGGCGCAATACAGCGCCAACGCTTACGCGTACAGCCTGCGCTACCAGAACTGCAATCAATGGCTGATGGAGATGCTGGCCGCCGGCTGGGGCGACCTGGCCGATGGAGAGGCTTTGCGGGCGCGCGCACAAGCCTGGCTACGCGATGCCGGCTATGTGCCTCAGCCGGTGGAGGTGGGCTCGCGCTTCTGGATGCTGGCGTCCTACTTTGTGCCGCTGCTGCACCTGAACGACCATCCTGATGAGGACCGGGCCGCGCTCAAGCTGCACGTCAGCCTGCCCGCCAGCATCGAAGAATTTATCCGCGCCCGCTTTCCGCAAAGCGAGCGCGTTGAGTTGTGCCACGACGACCAGCAAGTCGTCGTCCATCGCGGCTGGACGCCGATCGCCGAGGGCTGCAAAGCCGCCGACGGTGATCGCGTGATGTCGCTGCTTGATTAA